From Thermogemmata fonticola, one genomic window encodes:
- a CDS encoding PQQ-binding-like beta-propeller repeat protein produces the protein MRPWHWNLGILLILTGSWGLLWADDWPQWLGPQRDGIWREQGIIDKFPPEGLKARWRTPIGVGYAGPAVAQGRVYVMDLVPSNDLPESGFAKGARVTGQERVLCLDAASGKELWKHSYPVEYRISYAAGPRCTPSVDGERVYTLGAMGHLHCLEAATGRVVWSKDFLKDYAASLPTWGFAAHPLLDGNKLICLVGGRKNQLVVAFDKRTGQELWSAESCSGDFGYCPPMIYTFAGRRQLIIWHSRAVLGLDPETGRRLWRVDWEVRAALTAPTPRQIEGDKLFLTSFYNGSTLLRVGADQAEILWQSKAKGERPNQTTDLSAIMPTPVVQGAYIYGVCSYGELRCLEWATGKRIWMTMKATRGRYTPAKVAEEEEPANNERWSNAFLIPHGDRCFLFNEQGELILARLSPQGYQEIGRTVLLEPTNRMAGRKVVWSHPAFADKCIFVRNDQEIACFSLAAP, from the coding sequence ATGCGCCCGTGGCATTGGAATTTGGGGATTCTGTTGATTTTAACCGGGAGTTGGGGTTTGTTGTGGGCCGACGATTGGCCGCAGTGGCTCGGTCCCCAACGTGACGGTATTTGGCGAGAACAAGGAATTATCGACAAATTCCCTCCGGAAGGATTGAAGGCCCGGTGGCGCACGCCGATCGGCGTGGGGTATGCCGGTCCTGCGGTGGCTCAAGGCCGGGTCTATGTGATGGACTTGGTGCCAAGCAACGACCTGCCGGAAAGCGGTTTTGCCAAGGGTGCCCGCGTGACGGGCCAGGAGCGGGTGCTCTGCCTGGATGCGGCCAGCGGCAAGGAACTCTGGAAGCACAGCTATCCTGTGGAGTATCGGATTAGTTATGCGGCTGGTCCGCGCTGTACGCCGTCGGTGGATGGGGAGCGGGTCTACACTTTGGGGGCGATGGGGCATCTGCATTGCCTGGAGGCGGCCACGGGGCGCGTAGTCTGGTCCAAGGATTTCCTCAAGGATTATGCCGCATCGCTGCCGACTTGGGGCTTCGCCGCCCATCCCCTTCTCGATGGGAACAAACTCATTTGCCTGGTAGGAGGGCGGAAAAACCAACTGGTCGTCGCCTTCGACAAGCGCACCGGCCAGGAACTCTGGTCCGCGGAAAGTTGCTCCGGCGATTTTGGGTATTGCCCGCCGATGATCTACACCTTTGCCGGCAGGCGCCAGTTGATCATTTGGCATAGCCGGGCGGTGCTCGGTTTGGATCCGGAAACGGGTCGGCGCTTGTGGCGGGTCGATTGGGAAGTCCGGGCTGCTCTCACTGCTCCCACACCGCGGCAGATCGAAGGGGACAAATTATTCCTCACGTCATTTTATAACGGTTCCACCCTGCTGCGTGTCGGGGCGGATCAGGCAGAGATCCTTTGGCAGAGCAAAGCCAAGGGGGAACGGCCCAATCAGACCACGGACCTCAGCGCCATCATGCCGACGCCAGTGGTACAGGGGGCCTACATCTACGGCGTGTGCAGCTATGGGGAACTGCGTTGCTTGGAATGGGCCACAGGCAAACGGATTTGGATGACCATGAAGGCGACGCGGGGGCGCTATACACCTGCCAAGGTGGCTGAGGAGGAGGAACCGGCCAACAATGAACGCTGGAGCAACGCTTTTCTCATCCCCCACGGGGACCGCTGCTTCCTGTTCAATGAACAAGGGGAACTCATTTTGGCCCGGCTTTCCCCCCAAGGCTATCAGGAGATTGGCCGAACTGTGCTCCTGGAACCGACCAACCGCATGGCGGGCCGCAAGGTGGTCTGGAGTCATCCGGCCTTCGCCGACAAGTGCATCTTCGTGCGCAATGACCAGGAAATCGCCTGTTTCTCCCTGGCAGCACCGTGA
- a CDS encoding phytanoyl-CoA dioxygenase family protein — MTASTPPTTFQTIPGHDELSAIPRDLSFHPCDTTGPFQVLSREQVERFNRDGYLMPFRIFSESEMAEIRQYFDRLLQRYLAEGKDSYSISSAHLRHGRVWDILTHPRIVAIVRDLLGPSVIAWGSHFFCKLPGDGKVVSWHQDASYWPLTPSKAVTVWLAIDDADRDNGCMKYIPGTHVLGHLTYQLTENDPAYVLNQVVPEVEKYGEPVYVELRAGEASLHSDLLLHGSEANYSARRRCGLTLRYTSGDVRAYLGWDQKGVVVAGEPPPHWANRTRPVED; from the coding sequence ATGACTGCCTCGACGCCACCCACCACCTTCCAGACGATTCCAGGACATGATGAGCTTTCGGCCATTCCACGAGACCTGTCCTTCCATCCGTGCGACACGACCGGTCCTTTTCAGGTCCTCAGCCGCGAACAGGTGGAACGGTTCAACCGCGATGGGTATCTGATGCCCTTCCGAATCTTTTCCGAATCCGAGATGGCAGAGATTCGCCAGTATTTCGACCGCTTGTTGCAGCGGTATCTCGCGGAGGGAAAAGACAGCTACTCGATTAGCTCCGCTCATCTGCGCCATGGGCGGGTCTGGGACATTTTGACGCATCCGCGGATCGTGGCCATCGTGCGGGACCTATTAGGTCCGAGCGTGATCGCTTGGGGGTCGCATTTCTTCTGCAAGCTGCCGGGGGACGGCAAGGTGGTGAGCTGGCATCAGGATGCCAGTTACTGGCCGCTAACGCCGAGCAAGGCCGTGACCGTCTGGCTCGCCATCGATGACGCCGATCGGGATAACGGCTGCATGAAGTATATTCCCGGCACGCATGTCCTGGGCCATCTGACTTATCAGTTGACGGAAAACGATCCAGCCTATGTGCTCAATCAGGTTGTGCCGGAGGTGGAGAAATACGGGGAGCCGGTGTATGTGGAGCTGCGGGCGGGGGAGGCTTCGCTCCATTCGGACCTGTTGTTGCACGGGTCAGAGGCCAACTATTCTGCGCGCCGCCGCTGTGGTTTGACCCTGCGCTACACGTCAGGGGATGTGCGGGCCTATCTGGGCTGGGATCAGAAAGGCGTAGTAGTGGCAGGGGAACCGCCGCCGCATTGGGCCAATCGCACTCGTCCTGTGGAGGATTGA
- a CDS encoding DUF1553 domain-containing protein — MSKLLHCITGVNRVTLGRATLLFALMAGMLVLVGQEFARLQAQGSDKAAAFSPQQVAFFEKQVQPLLRQHCWKCHGDDPGKLRGGLDLRTRHAILQGGDSGPAVDLRQPDKSLLLQAVHYKDEHIRMPPKGKLSEAEIAILEKWVKDGLPVPADRLGGGVARSPGGHDAEEAKKYWAYQPVRRPAIPAVRNTSWVRTPIDAFILARLEERGLHPVAPADKVTLIRRAYFDLLGLPPTPEQIDAFVQDTSPQAWEKLIDQLLASPHYGEKWGRHWLDVVRYAETNGFERDGPKPFVWRYRDYVIRSFNDDKPYDRFILEQLAGDELPGYQPDAIIATGFYRLGIWDDEPADPQQALYDHYDDILTTVGQAFLGMTINCARCHEHKADPIPQADYYRLLAFFREIRPFSQTRDVRSPNNLTDISPPEVRAKYEAEWRQRQARLAEIRQRMTAIEDAAIRQLPAEDQRAAEGPDRPKVVAKVIPRLTGANKQEYEALRKERSDLERRRAPEGQELALSVNNCWVPPPPTHVLIRGSPHAPGKAVQPGWPQVFGLPDPVIPSPPPGARTSGRRTVLARWIASPDNPLTARVLVNRIWQYHFGRGIVPTANDFGKLGEPPSHPDLLDWLAAEFVQPTTPDPSRPWAVPGPPWTIKRLHKLIMMSQVYQLSSRGDPDNLRRDPANVYLWRFNMRRLTGEEIRDAMLAVSGQLNLKMYGPSVYPKLPPEVLAGQSVPGQGWPTSPPEEGNRRSIYVHVKRSLRVPILVGFDQPDPDSSCPVRYVTTVPTQALGLLNGEFTQEQAAAFARRLQREVPGDLPAQIRRAIRLTTGRQPSEEEVQADLRFLQRLMADHQLDAATALTRYCLLCLNTNEFVYID; from the coding sequence ATGTCCAAATTGCTGCACTGCATCACCGGGGTAAATCGAGTGACTTTAGGGCGTGCGACCCTGCTGTTCGCCCTGATGGCGGGGATGCTCGTACTGGTGGGACAGGAATTCGCTCGGCTCCAGGCCCAAGGCAGTGACAAGGCAGCGGCATTTTCTCCCCAACAGGTTGCTTTCTTCGAGAAGCAGGTTCAACCGCTGTTACGGCAGCACTGCTGGAAATGCCACGGGGATGATCCCGGCAAGCTCCGCGGAGGACTGGACCTGCGGACGCGCCATGCTATCCTGCAAGGAGGCGATAGCGGCCCTGCCGTCGATCTGCGTCAGCCGGACAAAAGTCTTTTGCTCCAAGCGGTGCACTACAAAGATGAGCACATCCGTATGCCGCCGAAGGGGAAACTCTCGGAGGCAGAGATCGCCATCTTGGAAAAGTGGGTCAAGGACGGGTTGCCGGTGCCCGCGGATCGCTTGGGAGGCGGGGTGGCGCGTTCGCCAGGAGGACATGACGCCGAGGAGGCGAAAAAGTACTGGGCTTATCAGCCGGTGCGTCGTCCGGCCATTCCCGCCGTTCGTAACACCTCCTGGGTGCGCACCCCCATTGACGCATTCATCCTGGCCCGCTTGGAGGAACGCGGCCTGCATCCAGTCGCACCCGCCGATAAAGTGACCCTCATCCGCCGCGCCTACTTTGACCTGCTCGGTTTGCCCCCCACGCCGGAACAGATCGACGCCTTCGTGCAAGATACTTCCCCCCAAGCGTGGGAAAAATTGATCGACCAATTGCTTGCCAGTCCTCATTACGGGGAAAAGTGGGGCCGCCACTGGCTTGATGTCGTCCGCTATGCCGAAACCAACGGCTTCGAGCGAGACGGCCCCAAACCCTTCGTCTGGAGATACCGCGACTACGTCATCCGCTCCTTCAACGATGATAAACCCTACGACCGCTTCATTCTCGAACAACTGGCTGGGGATGAATTGCCCGGCTATCAGCCGGACGCCATCATCGCCACCGGCTTTTATCGTCTGGGCATTTGGGATGACGAACCTGCCGATCCGCAGCAGGCACTTTACGACCACTATGACGACATTCTCACCACGGTGGGGCAGGCCTTCTTGGGCATGACGATCAACTGCGCCCGCTGCCACGAGCACAAAGCTGATCCCATTCCCCAGGCTGACTATTACCGCCTGCTCGCCTTCTTCCGCGAGATTCGACCCTTCTCCCAGACGCGGGATGTCCGTTCCCCCAACAACCTGACGGACATCTCCCCCCCGGAGGTCCGGGCCAAATACGAGGCTGAATGGAGACAAAGACAGGCTCGCCTGGCGGAAATTCGGCAACGGATGACAGCGATTGAGGATGCTGCCATCCGCCAATTGCCGGCGGAGGATCAGCGAGCGGCGGAAGGTCCCGATCGGCCCAAAGTGGTGGCCAAGGTCATTCCACGCTTGACAGGAGCCAATAAGCAGGAGTACGAGGCGCTTCGCAAAGAGCGGAGCGATTTGGAGCGCCGCCGGGCGCCCGAAGGACAAGAGTTGGCCTTATCTGTCAACAATTGTTGGGTACCCCCGCCGCCCACGCATGTTTTGATCCGTGGCTCGCCTCACGCCCCAGGCAAGGCAGTGCAGCCGGGTTGGCCGCAAGTGTTCGGCTTACCGGACCCGGTCATTCCGTCCCCGCCGCCGGGTGCTCGGACCAGTGGCCGCCGCACGGTACTGGCCCGCTGGATCGCTTCGCCCGATAACCCCCTGACCGCTCGCGTCCTGGTCAACCGGATCTGGCAGTACCACTTCGGGCGGGGGATCGTTCCCACCGCCAATGACTTCGGCAAACTCGGAGAACCGCCTTCCCATCCCGACTTGCTTGACTGGCTGGCCGCCGAGTTCGTCCAGCCGACCACTCCCGATCCCAGCCGCCCTTGGGCTGTGCCTGGTCCTCCCTGGACGATCAAGCGGTTGCACAAGCTCATCATGATGTCCCAGGTGTATCAGCTCTCTTCCCGCGGCGATCCGGACAACCTCCGGCGCGACCCGGCCAATGTCTACCTCTGGCGGTTCAACATGCGGCGTCTGACAGGGGAAGAAATCCGGGATGCCATGCTAGCAGTCAGCGGCCAACTCAATCTCAAGATGTATGGTCCGAGTGTGTATCCCAAGCTGCCGCCGGAAGTGCTCGCGGGGCAGTCCGTACCCGGTCAGGGTTGGCCCACCTCGCCTCCGGAGGAGGGGAACCGCCGGAGTATTTACGTCCATGTGAAGCGCTCGCTGCGGGTGCCAATCCTTGTCGGCTTCGATCAACCCGATCCGGACAGCAGTTGTCCGGTGCGTTATGTCACCACGGTGCCAACGCAGGCTTTGGGCTTGCTTAACGGGGAGTTTACCCAAGAACAAGCCGCCGCCTTTGCCCGCCGCCTGCAAAGGGAAGTCCCCGGCGACTTGCCGGCCCAAATCCGACGGGCTATCCGCTTGACCACGGGACGGCAACCCTCCGAGGAGGAAGTCCAAGCTGATCTGCGCTTCCTCCAGCGACTTATGGCCGATCACCAACTCGACGCAGCCACCGCCTTGACCCGCTACTGCCTCCTGTGCCTGAACACCAACGAGTTTGTCTACATCGACTGA
- a CDS encoding DUF1501 domain-containing protein — protein sequence MRQQAAASANFCGRTRREFLWEVGAGFGALGLTALLHNDTLLASSGPPKSPPTPVRYTNPLAPKKPHFTPKAKACIFLFMYGGPSHVDTFDYKPELIKYDGKTVKIKTFGRAGHRNQGRIVGPKFAFKQYGQCGKWVSDLFPHLAQCVDDIAFIHSLYAESPIHGSGLFMMNSGRLLSGSPCLGSWVTYGLGSENENLPAFVVMLDKSGGPINGPKNWSSGYMPAAYQGVVMRADANPIHDLAPPPGMTRAQQRALLDRLREKNEQHLASRADNSELMARIASYELAFKMQQYAPEAVDFSQETEETLRLYGIGNKRTDDFGRKCLLARRLVERGVRFIQIYSGGNHNDYNWDAHGDLVKNHSLHAGNTDQPIAALLKDLKRRGLLDSTIVIWGGEFGRQPTAEYEQGTGRDHNAYGFTMWMAGGGIKGGVSVGATDELGNEAVENRFHVKNLHATVLWQMGLDPNKLTYFYGGLDQKLVGVEGAEPIWQII from the coding sequence ATGCGACAACAAGCTGCTGCGAGTGCGAACTTTTGCGGTCGGACCCGGCGGGAATTCCTCTGGGAGGTGGGAGCCGGTTTTGGCGCCCTGGGACTGACAGCCTTGTTACATAACGACACTCTCCTGGCAAGTAGCGGTCCCCCAAAGAGTCCCCCCACTCCCGTCCGCTATACCAATCCCTTGGCCCCTAAGAAGCCTCATTTCACACCCAAGGCCAAGGCGTGCATCTTCCTGTTCATGTACGGCGGCCCTAGCCATGTCGATACCTTCGACTACAAGCCGGAACTGATCAAATACGACGGCAAGACCGTCAAGATCAAAACGTTCGGCCGGGCTGGCCACCGCAATCAAGGGCGGATTGTCGGGCCGAAGTTCGCCTTCAAGCAGTACGGCCAATGCGGCAAATGGGTCAGCGATCTGTTCCCCCATCTGGCCCAATGTGTGGATGACATTGCCTTCATTCATTCGCTTTATGCCGAATCGCCGATCCACGGTTCCGGCCTGTTTATGATGAACAGCGGGCGATTGCTCTCCGGCAGTCCGTGTTTAGGGAGCTGGGTCACCTACGGGCTAGGGAGCGAGAATGAGAATCTTCCGGCGTTTGTTGTCATGCTGGACAAATCCGGCGGACCGATCAACGGGCCGAAGAACTGGTCCAGCGGTTATATGCCCGCGGCGTATCAGGGTGTGGTAATGCGGGCGGATGCCAACCCGATCCACGATCTAGCCCCGCCGCCAGGTATGACCCGTGCCCAGCAACGGGCCTTGCTCGACCGCCTGCGGGAAAAGAATGAGCAGCATCTGGCCAGCCGAGCGGACAACAGCGAGTTGATGGCCCGGATCGCTAGCTATGAGCTGGCCTTCAAAATGCAGCAATATGCCCCGGAAGCCGTGGACTTCTCCCAAGAGACAGAAGAAACCCTTCGCCTCTACGGCATCGGCAACAAGCGTACCGATGATTTTGGCCGCAAGTGCCTGCTCGCCCGCCGCTTGGTCGAACGGGGCGTCCGCTTCATCCAGATCTACTCCGGCGGCAATCACAATGATTACAATTGGGATGCTCACGGCGACCTGGTCAAAAACCACTCCTTGCATGCCGGCAATACCGATCAACCTATCGCTGCACTGCTTAAGGACCTCAAGCGCCGGGGACTGCTGGACAGCACGATTGTCATCTGGGGTGGGGAATTCGGGCGGCAACCTACTGCGGAGTACGAACAGGGCACCGGGAGGGACCACAATGCCTACGGCTTCACCATGTGGATGGCCGGAGGCGGTATCAAGGGGGGTGTCAGTGTGGGTGCCACCGACGAACTTGGTAACGAGGCCGTCGAGAACCGCTTCCATGTGAAAAACCTCCATGCTACCGTGCTCTGGCAAATGGGCCTGGATCCCAATAAATTGACCTACTTCTACGGAGGATTGGATCAAAAACTGGTGGGTGTGGAGGGAGCCGAGCCGATCTGGCAAATCATATAA
- the ffh gene encoding signal recognition particle protein yields the protein MFEGITRGLSEALRKLRGRGRLTPENIREGLREVRRAFLEADVNFHVVNDFIARVEAKATGQEVLARVDPAEQIIKIVYDELVALMGPVDPRIPQRSDRPVVLMLCGLQGSGKTTTAAKLALTLKERGRKPLLVAADLQRPGAVEQLQTLGRQIDVPVYSESTSPVDVCRHAVQAAKRQLCDTVILDTAGRLQIDQQLMRELQQIDNLVQPDEVYLVVDAMIGQEAANVAKAFNDALELNACILTKLDGDTRGGAALSIKAVTGVPIKFIGVGEKLDKLEDFVPERMAGRILGQGDLMGVVEKIAAIQKQISEEELKKQQEALAKGDFTLDMFRKQFSLLAQVGMKDLLSRIPGMADMIPEGEDPEVALRRVQGIIDSMTRQERANPDIIDQSRRRRIARGAGVEVQEVGQFLKQFEQVRHLMRQMSQLSLWQRLKMVTGLGQMGAFLPGGLDKIQIKTPDAQRRKSARERAEERRRRNKKRRR from the coding sequence ATGTTTGAAGGCATTACCCGTGGATTGAGCGAGGCACTCCGGAAACTGCGGGGGCGGGGGCGCCTGACACCGGAGAATATCCGGGAAGGGTTGCGGGAGGTCCGCCGCGCCTTTCTGGAAGCCGACGTTAACTTCCATGTGGTCAACGACTTCATCGCCCGCGTGGAGGCTAAAGCCACCGGCCAAGAGGTCCTCGCCCGCGTCGATCCTGCCGAGCAGATCATCAAGATCGTCTATGACGAATTGGTCGCCCTGATGGGTCCCGTCGATCCGCGGATTCCTCAACGCTCGGACCGGCCCGTGGTTCTGATGCTCTGCGGTTTGCAGGGTTCCGGCAAGACCACCACCGCGGCTAAATTAGCCCTGACCCTCAAGGAGCGTGGGCGCAAGCCCCTGCTCGTCGCGGCGGACCTTCAGCGCCCCGGTGCCGTCGAACAGTTGCAAACCCTGGGCCGCCAAATCGATGTGCCCGTCTATAGCGAATCCACGTCGCCGGTCGATGTCTGCCGCCACGCCGTTCAGGCCGCCAAGCGACAACTCTGTGACACCGTCATCCTGGACACTGCTGGCCGCTTGCAAATCGACCAGCAACTCATGCGCGAACTGCAACAGATCGACAATCTGGTCCAGCCGGATGAGGTGTATCTGGTTGTCGATGCAATGATCGGCCAAGAAGCTGCCAATGTCGCCAAAGCCTTCAACGACGCCTTGGAACTCAACGCCTGTATCCTCACCAAACTCGACGGCGACACCCGTGGCGGCGCCGCCCTTTCCATCAAGGCGGTCACTGGCGTACCGATCAAATTCATCGGCGTCGGAGAAAAACTCGACAAACTCGAAGATTTCGTCCCAGAACGGATGGCGGGGCGCATCCTCGGTCAGGGCGATCTTATGGGAGTCGTCGAAAAGATTGCCGCCATCCAGAAGCAAATCTCGGAGGAGGAACTCAAAAAGCAACAGGAAGCGCTGGCCAAGGGAGATTTCACCTTGGATATGTTCCGTAAGCAATTCTCCCTCTTGGCCCAAGTGGGCATGAAAGACCTGCTCTCGCGCATTCCCGGCATGGCCGACATGATTCCTGAAGGGGAAGACCCGGAAGTTGCTCTACGGCGCGTGCAAGGCATCATCGACTCCATGACCCGCCAGGAGCGGGCCAACCCGGACATCATCGATCAGTCCCGCCGCCGCAGGATTGCACGGGGCGCAGGGGTGGAAGTCCAGGAAGTGGGTCAGTTCCTCAAACAATTCGAGCAGGTCCGCCACCTCATGCGGCAGATGTCACAATTGTCCCTCTGGCAACGCCTGAAAATGGTCACGGGATTGGGACAAATGGGCGCATTCCTCCCTGGTGGTCTCGACAAAATTCAGATCAAGACGCCGGATGCCCAGCGCCGCAAAAGCGCTCGCGAGCGAGCCGAGGAACGTAGACGCCGCAATAAAAAGAGGCGGCGCTAA